A window from Arcobacter sp. CECT 8983 encodes these proteins:
- a CDS encoding murein L,D-transpeptidase family protein, with amino-acid sequence MKKLLLLLFFMATYLLADLVDIYRNQGLEAVKAELEKELTKKEYWENYLSNKNVEYGYYESKEFLIIAEKQKKEIKVFKVEKDKYNLLLKDNIIVGEKEGDKQVEGDLKTPEGAYMLTKKLTNLDEFYGPLALVTSYPNTFDKTLNKNGHGIWIHGMPLNEEREKFTQGCIALDNEQLQEIDKSISHEKSILLISDEHLPKTSKEEISTILAAIYKWREAWKKSDIEEYLNFYSESFKNERGMSLEEFAKYKKRIFAKKEEKKIVFTNINIAPYPNSLNKNMYKILMDEDYKTKYYTFVGKKELYIELKDNKVQILAEG; translated from the coding sequence ATGAAAAAACTATTACTTCTATTATTCTTTATGGCCACTTATTTATTGGCAGATTTAGTTGATATTTATAGAAATCAAGGCTTAGAAGCAGTTAAAGCTGAATTAGAAAAAGAACTTACAAAGAAAGAATACTGGGAAAATTATCTAAGTAATAAAAATGTTGAGTATGGTTATTATGAGTCAAAAGAGTTTTTAATAATTGCAGAAAAACAAAAAAAAGAGATAAAAGTATTTAAAGTAGAAAAAGATAAATATAACTTACTTTTAAAAGATAATATTATTGTTGGTGAAAAAGAGGGCGATAAACAAGTTGAAGGTGATTTAAAAACACCTGAAGGTGCTTATATGCTAACTAAAAAACTTACAAATTTAGATGAATTTTATGGACCACTTGCTTTAGTAACTTCATATCCAAACACTTTTGATAAGACTTTAAATAAAAATGGTCATGGAATATGGATTCATGGTATGCCTTTAAATGAAGAAAGAGAAAAGTTTACTCAAGGATGTATTGCTTTAGATAATGAACAGCTACAAGAGATTGACAAGAGTATTTCCCATGAAAAGTCTATTTTACTTATAAGTGATGAACATCTTCCTAAAACTTCGAAAGAAGAGATAAGTACAATTTTAGCTGCAATATATAAGTGGCGAGAAGCTTGGAAAAAATCTGATATTGAAGAGTATTTAAACTTCTATTCTGAATCTTTTAAAAATGAAAGAGGAATGAGTTTAGAGGAATTTGCAAAATACAAAAAAAGAATTTTTGCTAAAAAAGAGGAAAAAAAGATTGTCTTTACAAATATAAACATAGCACCATATCCTAACTCACTAAATAAAAATATGTATAAAATTCTTATGGATGAAGATTATAAAACAAAATATTATACTTTCGTAGGTAAGAAAGAATTATATATAGAACTTAAAGATAATAAAGTACAAATCTTAGCAGAGGGTTAA
- a CDS encoding M23 family metallopeptidase codes for MKKIILLVFIFLSTFAFAKEVQELSWPRGETFLTFLEQYGISQSLYYNLPKEDKELCSEINEGTSFHLLLDEDNSLKQVLIPVSEDIQLHIAKQKDGTYKFQTLPISYQEIEETLVLETSHSPYLDIMNKTNNKDLANELIRAFKSSVNFRGMQKGDFVVIKYKQKIRLGKYFGQPEIIAAMVEVNGDNNFIFRHERDGQYYDIHGKSLTNFTFKTPVRYTRISSRFQKRRYHPVLKRYRAHLGVDYAAPRGRKIYAAADGRIIFRGRKGGYGNTIIIQHKNGLRTLYAHQYKFKGGLRSGSRVKKGQHIGYVGSTGLSSGPHLHLGLYRNGRAIDPLKIIKVTKSKLKGKEKRVFINYAKTMSNRLKNSTKDLNVLIPTKLEDSLSSTPITIRNI; via the coding sequence GTGAAGAAAATCATTTTATTAGTTTTTATATTTTTAAGTACTTTTGCATTTGCAAAAGAGGTGCAAGAATTGTCTTGGCCAAGAGGTGAAACATTTTTAACATTTTTAGAACAATATGGAATTTCACAGTCCTTGTATTATAATTTACCCAAAGAAGATAAAGAGTTATGTTCAGAAATAAACGAAGGTACTTCTTTTCATTTATTGCTTGACGAAGACAATTCACTAAAACAAGTTTTAATCCCAGTATCTGAAGATATTCAGCTACATATAGCAAAACAAAAAGATGGAACATACAAATTCCAAACTCTTCCTATTTCTTACCAAGAAATAGAAGAAACATTAGTACTTGAAACCTCTCATTCTCCTTATCTTGATATTATGAATAAAACTAATAATAAAGATCTTGCAAATGAACTAATTCGTGCATTTAAATCAAGTGTAAACTTCAGAGGAATGCAAAAAGGTGATTTTGTAGTTATTAAATATAAACAAAAAATTAGACTTGGAAAATATTTTGGTCAACCAGAAATTATTGCAGCAATGGTTGAAGTAAATGGAGACAATAACTTTATATTTAGACATGAAAGAGATGGCCAATATTATGATATTCATGGGAAAAGCTTAACAAACTTTACATTTAAAACACCAGTTAGATATACAAGAATTTCAAGTAGATTTCAAAAAAGAAGATACCATCCAGTTTTAAAAAGATACAGAGCTCACTTAGGAGTAGATTACGCAGCTCCAAGAGGAAGAAAAATCTATGCAGCAGCAGATGGAAGAATCATTTTTAGAGGTAGAAAAGGTGGTTATGGAAACACTATTATTATTCAACATAAAAATGGATTAAGAACTCTTTATGCACACCAATACAAATTTAAAGGTGGATTAAGATCAGGAAGTAGAGTTAAAAAAGGTCAACACATTGGATATGTAGGAAGTACAGGACTTAGTTCTGGACCTCATTTACACTTAGGTCTTTATAGAAATGGTAGAGCTATTGATCCTTTAAAAATTATAAAGGTAACTAAGAGTAAACTAAAAGGTAAAGAAAAAAGAGTATTCATTAACTATGCTAAAACTATGTCAAATAGACTTAAAAATAGTACAAAAGATTTAAATGTGTTAATTCCAACTAAACTTGAAGACTCACTATCAAGTACACCAATTACAATTAGGAATATTTAA
- the mgtE gene encoding magnesium transporter has translation MAEEIVITNSEELLKRIEDLHPSDIAYSLKKIHAENNQDFFDTVKKIPEDYLGEVILELPEYLREDVYEELSIKKLTEAVDELESDDATDIIQEIEGIDQDKAKEVFDGLEEEYQEEITWLKRYNQDEAGSYMQTELFSANIKDTIQSSIDRLKEGKESDELENIHQVFIINDDKKLLASILLEDLIIFDFSKTYEEILNSHEDNKFKPFVVQDKDDIDDVAKQFEKYDLSVVAVTGYQGMLMGRITSDDILDVIEDNATEQMYQLAGVNDEFEQDDNLLTVAKKRGFWLFLNLGTAILASLVIGIFDETIQSYVALAILMPIVASMGGNAGTQTLAVMVRQLALGDIDFDNSKSAIKKEVFISIFNGIVFAIVIGLIAWVWFDKAMLGVVIAMAMVINLFSAGFFGASIPLFLKKLDIDPAIGSTVLLTTVTDIVGFFSFLMLAKVILL, from the coding sequence ATGGCTGAAGAGATAGTTATAACAAACTCAGAAGAACTTCTAAAAAGAATTGAAGATCTTCACCCAAGTGATATAGCTTACTCTTTAAAAAAGATACATGCAGAAAACAATCAAGATTTTTTTGATACTGTAAAAAAAATCCCTGAAGACTATTTAGGGGAAGTAATTCTTGAACTTCCTGAATATCTTAGAGAAGATGTTTATGAAGAACTGTCAATTAAAAAACTAACAGAAGCAGTAGATGAACTAGAATCAGATGATGCAACAGATATTATTCAAGAAATTGAAGGAATAGACCAAGATAAAGCTAAAGAAGTTTTTGATGGGCTAGAAGAAGAATATCAAGAAGAGATCACTTGGCTTAAAAGATATAACCAAGATGAAGCTGGTTCATACATGCAGACTGAGCTTTTTTCTGCAAATATCAAAGATACTATTCAAAGTTCAATTGATAGATTAAAAGAAGGCAAAGAGAGTGATGAACTAGAAAATATTCATCAAGTTTTTATTATAAATGATGATAAAAAACTTCTTGCTTCAATATTACTTGAAGATTTAATTATTTTTGATTTTTCAAAAACGTATGAAGAGATTTTAAATTCCCATGAAGATAATAAATTTAAACCCTTTGTTGTACAAGATAAAGATGATATTGATGATGTAGCAAAACAGTTTGAAAAATATGACTTATCAGTTGTTGCAGTTACTGGCTATCAAGGTATGTTAATGGGTAGGATTACATCTGATGATATCTTAGATGTAATTGAAGATAATGCAACTGAACAAATGTACCAATTAGCAGGGGTTAATGATGAATTTGAGCAAGATGACAATCTATTAACTGTTGCTAAAAAAAGAGGCTTTTGGTTATTTTTAAATTTAGGAACTGCCATTTTAGCTTCATTGGTTATTGGTATATTTGATGAAACTATTCAATCATATGTTGCATTAGCTATTTTAATGCCTATAGTTGCCTCTATGGGTGGAAATGCAGGAACACAAACTTTAGCCGTTATGGTAAGACAGCTTGCCTTAGGTGATATTGATTTTGACAATAGTAAAAGTGCAATTAAAAAAGAGGTTTTCATATCTATTTTTAATGGTATTGTTTTTGCAATTGTTATAGGACTAATTGCTTGGGTTTGGTTTGATAAAGCTATGCTTGGGGTGGTCATTGCCATGGCCATGGTAATAAACTTATTTAGTGCTGGTTTTTTTGGAGCTTCAATTCCACTTTTTCTTAAAAAACTTGATATTGATCCAGCTATAGGAAGTACAGTACTACTTACTACTGTTACTGATATTGTAGGTTTCTTTAGTTTCTTAATGCTTGCAAAGGTTATTTTACTTTAA
- the folE gene encoding GTP cyclohydrolase I FolE: MSNELEFENSVKNILEYIGEDVTREGLEKTPSRVRKAFEFMCGGYKQNPEEIINSALFTSSNDEMVVIKDIEFYSMCEHHMLPIIGKAHIAYIPNGKVVGLSKIPRVVDVFARRLQIQEQMTEQICDALHESLNPKGVAVMIDARHMCMEMRGVEKICSTTVTSALRGLFKKDKKTKDEFLSIVAQSLHK; the protein is encoded by the coding sequence ATGAGTAATGAGCTAGAGTTTGAGAACTCAGTTAAAAATATTTTAGAGTATATAGGTGAAGATGTAACTAGGGAAGGTCTTGAAAAAACACCTAGTAGAGTTAGAAAAGCTTTTGAATTTATGTGTGGTGGATATAAACAAAATCCAGAAGAGATTATAAATTCTGCACTTTTTACAAGTTCAAATGATGAGATGGTAGTTATTAAAGATATTGAGTTTTATTCAATGTGTGAGCATCATATGTTACCAATTATTGGAAAAGCTCATATTGCATATATTCCAAATGGAAAGGTAGTTGGGCTTTCTAAAATTCCTAGAGTTGTAGATGTTTTTGCCAGAAGATTACAAATCCAAGAGCAAATGACTGAACAAATTTGTGATGCACTTCACGAATCTTTAAATCCAAAAGGTGTTGCAGTTATGATAGATGCAAGACATATGTGTATGGAGATGAGAGGGGTTGAAAAAATTTGTTCAACAACTGTTACTTCTGCACTAAGAGGATTATTTAAAAAAGATAAAAAAACAAAAGATGAGTTTCTTTCAATAGTTGCTCAATCTTTGCATAAATAA
- a CDS encoding type II secretion system F family protein, whose product MKYKIKYQQDKKVKTLVLSESEYLKNKFPENIISIKKCLDLTNLFKSKKTISKKALLNILNELNLMLESNILFDEAFDILINSNNDKNIKEFLNKIKYSFSNHLDLEQSLKEFRVDSFVISLFKIIQNSGEPKRHIKTLYEILKEEDEVKKQIKKVFAYPLILVSSFLFALIGIFNFVVPKFENMFLQNDMKLNLATKSLFLVKNIFENYLFLILALVVTVIFFVYLLYSRSKKIKIIVHKILFENLFLISKIYRYRLMYRFFYIVNSLLQGRYEFHETIIKSKTLINNKYFLDKITRIDSSLKSGKSIYHSFEKSGIFDELVLNIIRTAEISNSIEKTSYEIRTIYKKRFNEKVEIFSILIEPIFFILIMLLIVWIIMAIFVPLWSIGDILKI is encoded by the coding sequence ATGAAGTATAAAATAAAATATCAACAAGATAAAAAAGTAAAAACTTTAGTTTTAAGTGAAAGTGAATATCTAAAAAATAAGTTTCCTGAAAATATTATAAGTATAAAAAAATGTCTTGATTTAACAAATCTATTTAAATCTAAAAAAACTATTTCTAAGAAAGCTTTATTAAATATCTTAAATGAATTAAATCTAATGCTTGAATCAAATATTTTATTTGATGAAGCTTTTGATATTTTAATAAATTCTAATAATGACAAAAATATAAAAGAGTTTTTAAATAAGATTAAATACTCTTTTTCTAATCATTTAGACTTAGAACAAAGTTTAAAAGAGTTTAGAGTTGATAGTTTTGTTATCTCATTATTTAAAATTATACAAAATAGTGGAGAACCCAAAAGGCATATTAAAACTTTATATGAAATATTAAAAGAAGAAGATGAAGTAAAAAAACAGATTAAAAAAGTTTTTGCATATCCTTTGATTTTAGTAAGTTCTTTTTTATTTGCACTTATTGGTATTTTTAATTTTGTTGTACCAAAGTTTGAGAATATGTTTTTACAAAATGACATGAAATTAAATCTTGCTACAAAGTCACTATTTTTAGTAAAAAATATATTTGAAAACTACCTTTTTTTAATTTTGGCACTAGTGGTTACTGTAATCTTTTTTGTATATTTGCTTTATTCAAGAAGTAAGAAAATAAAAATTATTGTTCATAAGATACTTTTTGAAAATCTATTTTTAATAAGTAAAATTTATAGATATAGGTTGATGTATAGATTTTTTTATATAGTAAATAGTTTGTTACAAGGAAGATATGAGTTTCATGAAACTATTATTAAGAGTAAAACTTTAATAAACAACAAATACTTTTTAGATAAAATTACACGAATTGATAGTTCACTAAAAAGTGGTAAGTCTATTTATCATAGTTTTGAAAAGAGTGGTATTTTTGATGAGCTTGTTTTAAATATAATTAGAACAGCCGAAATATCAAACTCAATAGAAAAAACAAGTTATGAAATAAGAACTATCTATAAAAAAAGATTTAATGAAAAAGTAGAAATATTTTCTATATTAATTGAGCCTATATTTTTTATATTGATTATGTTATTAATTGTTTGGATAATTATGGCTATATTTGTTCCTTTATGGAGTATAGGAGATATTTTAAAAATATAA
- a CDS encoding GspE/PulE family protein: MKLYKYLIDYNYVNSFNIEVLKKALVLPIKADGIYCKFFVCEESNLKLLDLSLIIEKIELPRNKIEFFLSDFNIRLDLYNSSEKLIKQKEINPKLMEEFFNKLLNKALFCKASDLHFESLENSMVIRFRIDGELNSFYIFKKEFFKTISSYIKMLSKLDVTKIRNPQDGRFSFVNVDFRVSTMPTIHGESIVIRILDNLNVTDDLQSMSFSSHLIDSFENIITLKEGLVLITGPTGSGKSTTLYSLIKQLNSEDKKIITIEDPVEYKIEQVQQVNINEDIELGFNSVLKNILRQDPDVILIGEIRDAFSLSIALQASLTGHLVLASIHANSSIDTISRLIDLKADRFLLASTLKYIISQRLVLKLCTCKSGCELCNYKGFLGRVCIAESLACDKNIKSFLMKDDFLIQIENYLKQNNYKTILDDGLKKVQEKKTTLKELYKVVNS; the protein is encoded by the coding sequence ATGAAACTATATAAATATCTTATTGATTATAATTATGTAAATTCTTTTAATATAGAAGTTTTAAAAAAGGCATTGGTATTACCTATAAAAGCAGATGGAATATATTGTAAATTTTTTGTTTGTGAAGAGTCAAATTTAAAGTTACTTGATTTAAGTTTAATAATAGAAAAGATAGAACTGCCCCGAAATAAAATAGAGTTTTTTTTAAGTGATTTTAATATAAGACTTGATTTATATAATAGTAGTGAAAAATTAATAAAACAAAAAGAGATAAATCCAAAATTGATGGAAGAGTTTTTTAATAAGCTTTTAAATAAAGCTTTATTTTGTAAAGCTAGTGATTTACATTTTGAATCTTTAGAAAACTCAATGGTAATAAGATTTAGAATAGATGGAGAACTTAACTCTTTTTATATTTTTAAAAAGGAGTTTTTTAAAACTATAAGCTCATATATAAAGATGTTATCAAAACTTGATGTAACAAAGATTAGAAACCCTCAAGATGGAAGATTTTCTTTTGTAAATGTTGACTTTAGAGTTTCTACTATGCCAACAATTCATGGGGAATCAATAGTAATTAGAATCTTAGATAATCTAAATGTAACAGATGATTTACAAAGTATGAGTTTTTCTTCTCATCTAATAGATTCTTTTGAAAATATAATTACACTAAAAGAGGGTTTAGTTTTAATAACTGGACCAACAGGAAGTGGTAAAAGTACAACTTTATACTCTTTAATTAAACAGTTAAATAGTGAAGACAAAAAGATAATAACAATTGAAGATCCTGTTGAGTATAAAATTGAACAAGTTCAACAAGTAAATATAAATGAAGATATTGAACTTGGTTTTAATAGTGTACTTAAAAATATTTTACGTCAAGACCCTGATGTGATTCTTATAGGAGAGATTAGAGATGCCTTTTCTTTGTCTATTGCTTTACAAGCATCTTTAACAGGTCATTTAGTATTAGCTTCTATTCATGCAAATTCAAGCATTGATACAATTTCAAGACTTATTGATTTAAAAGCAGATAGATTTTTATTAGCAAGTACTTTAAAGTATATTATTTCCCAAAGATTAGTATTAAAACTTTGTACTTGTAAGAGTGGTTGTGAACTTTGCAATTATAAAGGTTTTTTAGGAAGAGTTTGTATTGCTGAAAGTTTAGCTTGTGATAAAAATATAAAAAGCTTTTTAATGAAAGATGATTTTTTAATTCAAATTGAAAACTATTTAAAACAAAATAATTATAAAACTATTTTAGATGATGGTTTAAAAAAAGTACAAGAGAAAAAAACTACATTAAAAGAGCTCTATAAAGTAGTAAATTCTTAA
- the era gene encoding GTPase Era, which translates to MTKCGYVSVVGRPNAGKSSLLNWLVGEKIAMVSHKANATRKRSNIIVMHEDNQIVFVDTPGIHETEKLLNQFMLDEALKAIGDCDLILFLAPVTDKLTHYENFLEKNKKNTKHILLLTKIDNVSNNEVLEKMKEYEQYANKYEAVIPVSIKKQTRHEDILDVVTKHLPEHPYLFDPEIMTTEHLRDIFKEFIRESIFDNISDEIPYETDVIVNRVEEKKDIDVVKATIIVQKSTQKGMIIGKGATAIKRIGKDARIKIEKLTGRKCYLELFVSIRKGWTKDKKGLKELGYDVTF; encoded by the coding sequence ATGACTAAATGTGGTTATGTATCTGTAGTTGGAAGACCAAATGCAGGAAAGAGCTCACTTTTAAACTGGCTAGTTGGTGAAAAAATTGCAATGGTTTCTCACAAAGCTAATGCGACAAGAAAAAGATCAAATATAATTGTAATGCATGAAGATAACCAAATTGTTTTTGTAGATACTCCAGGTATCCATGAAACAGAAAAACTTCTAAATCAATTTATGCTTGATGAAGCATTAAAAGCAATTGGTGATTGTGATTTAATTCTATTCTTAGCTCCAGTTACAGATAAACTTACTCACTATGAAAACTTTTTAGAAAAAAATAAAAAGAATACAAAGCATATTTTACTTTTAACAAAAATTGACAATGTTTCAAATAATGAAGTATTAGAAAAGATGAAAGAGTACGAACAATATGCCAACAAATATGAAGCAGTAATTCCAGTTTCAATCAAAAAGCAAACAAGACATGAAGATATTTTAGATGTTGTAACAAAACACTTACCAGAACATCCATATTTATTTGACCCAGAAATTATGACTACAGAACATCTAAGAGATATTTTTAAAGAGTTTATTCGAGAGTCTATTTTTGATAATATCTCAGATGAAATTCCTTATGAGACTGATGTTATTGTAAATAGAGTTGAAGAGAAAAAAGATATTGATGTTGTTAAAGCTACAATTATTGTTCAAAAATCAACTCAAAAGGGTATGATTATTGGAAAAGGTGCAACTGCCATTAAAAGAATAGGTAAAGACGCAAGAATCAAAATTGAAAAACTTACTGGAAGAAAGTGTTATTTAGAACTATTTGTTTCTATTAGAAAAGGCTGGACTAAAGATAAAAAAGGTCTAAAAGAGTTAGGGTACGACGTAACTTTTTAA
- a CDS encoding YifB family Mg chelatase-like AAA ATPase, giving the protein MKIIKSATLANIDASEVSVESTFTKGLPSFTIVGLPSDQIKESKDRVKSALLTNDYKFPPKKITINLSPSEIKKTGTHFDLPISLLIALYEEKKIDFKDIHVFGELSLNGEIKDSNNIFPIILSLAKQSKITNVLVCKDSAKKISKIPNINIYCVKNLLEAIEFFHEENKNKYLYKKEMLKYEKININGKEFYFENYYENDFFDIKGQENAKRAALIAAAGNHNILLEGSPGCGKSMIAKRLPYIMAPMSLDEILEIAKLQALDLKEPNFKPVRVSRSPHCSSTKASIVGSSNSLGEIALANAGALFFDELPHFPSSILESLREPLEDNCLLISRANSKVKYNTKFLFIGAMNPCPCGNLLSTNKSCRCNDLEIKRYKNRLSEPFLDRIDLYVVMNETNINDKPSVDSKKLHEQVINAFKMQILRGQNELNGKLNDKQVNKFCSLDEDSRTILHKATNNFNLSFRSINKVLKVARTIADLESSASIKKQHILESLNYRRR; this is encoded by the coding sequence ATGAAGATAATAAAATCTGCAACATTGGCAAATATAGATGCAAGTGAAGTAAGTGTAGAATCAACCTTTACAAAAGGGCTTCCTAGTTTTACAATAGTTGGTTTACCTTCTGATCAAATAAAAGAGTCAAAAGATAGAGTAAAGTCAGCACTTCTTACAAATGATTATAAATTTCCTCCAAAGAAAATCACAATTAATTTATCACCAAGTGAAATCAAAAAAACCGGAACACATTTTGATTTACCAATTTCACTTTTAATAGCTTTATATGAAGAGAAAAAAATAGATTTTAAAGATATTCATGTCTTTGGAGAATTATCTTTAAATGGTGAAATAAAAGATAGCAATAATATTTTTCCTATAATTTTGTCCCTTGCAAAACAAAGTAAAATAACAAATGTTTTGGTTTGCAAAGATAGTGCAAAAAAGATAAGTAAAATACCTAATATAAATATTTACTGTGTAAAAAACCTTTTAGAAGCAATAGAGTTTTTCCATGAAGAAAATAAAAACAAATATTTATACAAAAAAGAGATGTTAAAGTATGAAAAAATAAATATAAATGGAAAAGAGTTCTATTTTGAAAACTATTATGAAAATGATTTTTTTGATATAAAAGGACAAGAAAATGCAAAAAGAGCTGCACTTATTGCAGCAGCAGGTAATCATAATATCTTACTTGAAGGAAGTCCTGGTTGTGGGAAATCTATGATAGCAAAAAGACTACCTTATATAATGGCTCCTATGAGTTTAGATGAAATTTTAGAAATTGCAAAATTACAAGCCTTAGATTTAAAAGAGCCAAACTTTAAACCAGTACGTGTATCAAGGTCACCCCATTGTTCCTCAACAAAAGCTTCAATAGTTGGAAGTAGTAATAGTTTAGGTGAAATTGCACTTGCCAATGCAGGAGCACTTTTTTTTGATGAACTACCACATTTCCCAAGTTCTATCTTAGAGTCATTGAGAGAACCCTTAGAAGATAATTGTTTATTAATAAGTCGAGCAAATTCAAAAGTAAAGTATAACACTAAATTTTTATTTATAGGTGCAATGAACCCTTGCCCTTGTGGAAATTTACTATCTACAAATAAATCTTGTAGATGTAATGACTTAGAAATAAAAAGATATAAAAATCGTTTAAGTGAACCCTTTCTAGATAGGATTGATTTGTATGTAGTTATGAATGAAACAAATATAAATGATAAACCAAGTGTAGATTCAAAAAAATTACATGAACAGGTTATTAATGCATTTAAAATGCAAATTTTAAGAGGTCAAAATGAATTAAATGGAAAGCTTAATGATAAACAAGTAAATAAATTTTGCTCTTTAGATGAAGATTCAAGAACTATTTTACATAAAGCTACAAATAATTTCAACCTTTCATTTAGAAGTATAAATAAAGTTTTAAAAGTGGCAAGAACAATTGCAGACTTAGAAAGTTCTGCAAGTATAAAAAAGCAACATATTTTAGAAAGCTTAAATTATAGAAGAAGATAA
- a CDS encoding PAS domain-containing protein: MNPENKQPQILQLQEKIEKLSQENKSLKEQLFRLDYVYSFFNKYAITSETNIDGNITYVSKPFIDISGYTEEELLGQNHRIVRHPDMEDRVFENMWKNIISKKVWRGEIKNLKKNGGYYWVDSIIFPILNKDDEIEGFKSIRFDITDAKKTSDIVHEILDKEDNIYF; encoded by the coding sequence ATGAACCCTGAAAATAAACAACCTCAAATTCTACAACTACAAGAAAAGATAGAAAAACTTTCACAAGAAAATAAATCACTAAAAGAACAACTTTTTAGATTAGATTATGTTTATAGTTTTTTTAATAAGTATGCAATTACTTCAGAAACAAATATTGATGGAAATATAACTTATGTTAGTAAACCATTTATAGATATATCTGGTTATACTGAAGAAGAGTTGTTAGGTCAAAATCATAGAATAGTGAGACATCCTGATATGGAAGACAGAGTATTTGAAAATATGTGGAAAAATATTATATCTAAAAAAGTTTGGCGTGGAGAAATTAAAAATCTAAAAAAAAATGGTGGATATTATTGGGTTGATAGTATTATTTTTCCTATTTTAAATAAAGATGATGAAATCGAAGGTTTTAAATCTATTAGGTTTGATATAACAGATGCAAAAAAAACATCTGATATAGTTCATGAGATTTTAGATAAAGAAGATAATATATATTTTTAA
- the def gene encoding peptide deformylase, whose product MIREVLTYPNKLLRTKSSDVEKFDNELHTLLDDMYDTMIAENGVGLAAIQVGIPLNVLIINLPNEEDIQDKEDLIEAINPVITHKDGEQVFVEGCLSVPGFNEEVKRAQHIIVEYYNRAGEKQTMECEDFLAVAWQHEMEHLTGHLFIENLSITKRKKFEKEWKKKLKSKK is encoded by the coding sequence ATGATTAGAGAAGTTTTAACATATCCAAATAAACTACTTAGAACAAAGTCTAGTGATGTAGAGAAGTTCGATAATGAACTTCATACATTACTTGATGATATGTATGATACAATGATTGCGGAAAATGGCGTAGGACTTGCTGCGATACAAGTTGGCATTCCTTTAAATGTTTTAATTATTAACCTTCCAAATGAAGAAGATATTCAAGATAAAGAAGATTTAATTGAAGCAATTAATCCTGTAATTACTCACAAAGATGGCGAACAAGTTTTTGTTGAAGGTTGTTTAAGTGTTCCTGGGTTTAATGAAGAAGTAAAAAGAGCACAACATATTATTGTAGAGTATTACAATAGAGCTGGTGAAAAGCAGACTATGGAGTGTGAAGACTTTTTAGCTGTAGCATGGCAACATGAGATGGAACATTTAACTGGACATTTATTTATTGAAAACTTATCAATTACAAAACGAAAAAAATTTGAAAAAGAGTGGAAAAAGAAACTCAAATCAAAAAAATAA
- the clpP gene encoding ATP-dependent Clp endopeptidase proteolytic subunit ClpP: MSYIPYVVEKSGRGERSYDIYSRLLKDRIIMLSGEINDQVASTVVAQLLFLEAEDPDKDIYLYINSPGGVITSGMSIYDTMNYIKPDVCTICVGQAASMGAFLLSSGVKGKRYSLPNSRIMIHQPLGGAQGQATDIQIQAKEIQRMKDDLNRMISEQTGQPLEVVEKDTDRDNFMSATEACKYGLVDEVISSHK, encoded by the coding sequence ATGAGTTATATACCATATGTAGTTGAAAAAAGTGGAAGAGGCGAAAGAAGTTATGATATTTATTCAAGACTTCTAAAAGATAGAATTATTATGCTAAGTGGTGAAATTAATGATCAAGTAGCATCTACAGTTGTTGCTCAGCTTTTATTCTTAGAAGCTGAAGATCCAGATAAAGATATCTATTTATATATCAACTCTCCAGGTGGGGTAATTACAAGTGGTATGTCTATTTATGATACGATGAACTATATTAAGCCTGATGTTTGTACTATTTGTGTAGGACAAGCTGCTTCTATGGGTGCATTTTTATTATCATCTGGAGTAAAAGGAAAGAGATACTCTTTACCTAACTCTAGAATCATGATTCACCAACCATTAGGTGGAGCTCAAGGTCAAGCTACTGATATTCAGATTCAAGCTAAAGAGATCCAAAGAATGAAAGATGATTTAAATAGAATGATTTCAGAGCAAACAGGACAACCTCTAGAGGTAGTTGAAAAAGATACAGATAGAGATAACTTTATGAGTGCAACTGAAGCTTGCAAATATGGTTTAGTTGATGAAGTGATTTCAAGTCATAAGTAA